In a genomic window of Neoarius graeffei isolate fNeoGra1 chromosome 13, fNeoGra1.pri, whole genome shotgun sequence:
- the znhit6 gene encoding dentin sialophosphoprotein → MWDATALLQNQLDQDSPEPERRGLKRKISLTSCDVCEAGEAKYRCPNCLKCSCGLPCVKQHKLRSGCSGVRDRTAFVSLSQFSDLNLLNDYRFLEETGRIADRPNRDTLLRTRSCRSVSVSVLLRNAKAANVNLKILPKSFSRRRENTSIYNKIQRKLFWHLKLIFPQSNAEYTDRVPEDKVLGKILSDYIHPTESDPVKRQNLKMYVLTPLDQLGVFMKSEQRLPNSLKYHELDLKKSLRENLMFKTVVEYPVLHVVVKGHWEEYRACIPDRSILLSRPPSSSEALGAPESHKAGTEKESAAHSDLEEGEILSEDEEDNVKDDDQNATRNVSNAIFDDDGSDDDEVGTPNQSKTNENLTKTLDDTPPPYPLNDHDDEVGTSNQSACNQNLTKKLDDPPHPLNDDDDDDHDDEVGTSNQSKSNENLTMKLDDSAPPHPLNDYNDDELGTSNQSTFNQTLTKKLDDPPHPINDNDEAGTSNQSKSNENLTKNLDDPSHPINDHSDEVGMSNQSKSNEDLPMELDDLPHPQNDHHDEVDMSNLSNCNQNPTIKLDDPPHPLDNGDHDDEAGMSDHSKSNGNLTKKLDDPSPPHRIVVDEVGMSNQSNCNQTLTRKLDDPQPPQPLNNGEVGMSNHSKSNEYLTKKLDDPSPAHPLNVDDHDNEVGTSHHSKFNENLTMKSDDPTHHSNDDEEEVGTSDQSNCNQTLTRKLDDPPQPLNNGDHDDEVGMSNHAKSNENLTKKLDDLSPPHPISSDDDEEEVGTSNQSKSNEDLPMELDDPPDPQNDHDEVDTSNQSNCNQNLPMKLDNPSPPHPLNDNDDHGDEVGTSNRSNSNETLTMKLDDPSPPHPIDDDDDHGDEVGTSNQSKSNENLTKNLDDPSHPINDHSDEVGTSNQSKSNENLTKKLDDPSPPHRIVVDEVGMSNQSNCNQTLTRKLDDPQPPQPLNNGDHNDEVGMSNHSKSNEYLTKKLDDPSPAHPLNVDDHDNEVGTSHHSKFNENLTMKLDDPTHHSNDDEEEVGTSNQSNCNQTLTRKLDDPPHPQPLNNGDHDDEVGMSDHSKSNENLTKKLDDLSPPHPISDDDDEEVGTSNQSKSNEDLPMELDDPPDPQNDHAEVDTSNQSNCNQNLPMKLDNPSPPHPLNDNDDHGDEVGTSNRSNSNETLTMKLDNPSPPHPIDDDDDDDHSDEVGMSNQSKSNEDLLMELDDLPHPQNDHHDEVDMSNLSNCNQNPTIKLDDPPHPLDNGDHGDEAGTSDHSKSNENLTKKLDDPSPPHRIVVDEVGMSDQSNCNQTLTRKLDDPQPPQPLNNGDHNGEVGMSNHSKSNEYLTKKLDDPSPPHPLNDHNNEVGTSNHSKFNENLTMKSDDPTHHSNDDEEEVGTSNQSNCNQTLTRKLDDPPQPLNNGDHDDEVGMSNHAKSNENLTKKLDDLSPPHPISDDDDEEEVGTSNQSKSNEDLPMELDDPPDPQNDHDEVDTSNQSNCNQNLPMKLDNPSPPHPIDDDDHGDEVGTSNQSKSNEDLPMELDDPPHPQNDHDDVGTSNQLTCNQNLTKKLDDPPHPLSDHDDELDTSHHSKSNEKLIEKLNDPPHPQNNENHDEVGTSNQSV, encoded by the exons ACAGAGGAAGCTGTTCTGGCACCTGAAGCTCATCTTCCCTCAGAGCAATGCAGAATACACTGACAG AGTTCCAGAAGACAAAGTTCTTGGCAAGATCCTGAGCGACTACATCCACCCGACTGAATCAGATCCAGTCAAACGGCAGAA cttgAAGATGTACGTTCTCACGCCCCTCGATCAGCTCGGTGTGTTTATGAAGTCGGAGCAGAGGCTACCCAACTCTCTGAA GTACCATGAGCTGGATTTGAAGAAAAGTCTCCGAGAGAACCTGATGTTCAAAACAGTGGTGGAGTACCCAGTGCTCCATGTGGTTGTAAAAGGGCATTGGGAGGAATACCGCGCTTGCATCCCAG ACAGAAGCATCCTCTTGTCCCGTCCTCCTTCCTCTTCAGAAGCTCTGGGAGCTCCAGAGAGCCACAAAGCTGGAACAGAAAAGGAGTCAGCAGCACATTCGGATCTGGAGGAAGGAGAGATCCTaagtgaggatgaggaggatAATGTGAAGGACGATGATCAAAATGCCACCAGGAATGTCAGTAATGCAatctttgatgatgatggtagtgatGACGATGAGGTTGGCACTCCAAATCAATCAAAAACTAATGAAAATCTAACCAAAACGCTGGACGACACTCCACCCCCGTATCCTCTGAATGATCATGATGATGAAGTTGGCACGTCAAATCAATCAGCATGTAACCAGAATCTAACCAAGAAATTGGACGACCCTCCACATCCtctaaatgatgatgatgatgatgatcacgaTGATGAGGTCGGCACGTCAAATCAGTCAAAATCTAATGAGAATCTAACCATGAAATTGGACGACTCTGCACCTCCACATCCTCTAAATGATTATAATGATGATGAGCTTGGCACGTCAAATCAGTCAACATTTAACCAAACTCTAACCAAGAAATTGGACGACCCTCCACATCCTATAAATGATAATGATGAGGCCGGCACGTCAAATCAGTCAAAATCTAATGAAAATTTAACCAAGAATTTGGATGACCCTTCACATCCTATAAATGATCACAGTGATGAGGTTGGCATGTCAAATCAGTCAAAATCTAATGAAGATCTACCCATGGAATTGGATGACCTTCCACATCCTCAAAATGATCATCATGATGAGGTCGACATGTCAAACCTATCAAATTGTAACCAAAATCCAACCATAAAATTGGACGACCCTCCACATCCTCTAGACAATGGTGATCATGATGATGAGGCTGGCATGTCAGATCACTCAAAATCTAATGGAAATCTAACTAAGAAATTGGACGACCCTTCACCTCCACACCGTATCGTTGTTGATGAGGTTGGCATGTCAAATCAATCAAATTGTAACCAAACTCTAACTAGGAAATTGGATGACCCTCAACCTCCACAGCCTCTAAACAATGGTGAGGTTGGCATGTCAAAtcactcaaaatccaatgaatatctAACTAAGAAATTGGACGACCCTTCACCTGCACATCCTCTAAATGTTGATGACCACGATAATGAGGTTGGCACATCACATcactcaaaatttaatgagaatcTAACCATGAAATCGGATGACCCTACACATCATAgtaatgatgatgaggaggaggttgGCACATCAGATCAATCAAATTGTAACCAAACTCTAACTAGGAAATTGGATGACCCTCCACAGCCTCTAAACAATGGTGATCATGATGATGAGGTTGGCATGTCAAATCACGCAAAATCTAATGAAAATCTAACCAAAAAATTGGATGACCTTTCACCTCCACATCCCATAAgtagtgatgatgatgaggaggaggttgGCACGTCAAATCAATCAAAATCTAATGAAGACCTACCCATGGAATTGGATGACCCTCCAGATCCTCAGAATGATCATGATGAGGTCGACACGTCAAATCAATCAAATTGTAACCAAAATCTACCCATGAAATTGGACAACCCTTCACCTCCGCATCCTCTAAATGATAACGATGATCACGGTGATGAGGTTGGCACGTCAAATCGGTCAAACTCTAATGAGACTCTAACCATGAAATTGGACGACCCTTCACCTCCACATcctattgatgatgatgatgatcacggTGATGAGGTTGGCACGTCAAATCAGTCAAAATCTAATGAAAATTTAACCAAGAATTTGGATGACCCTTCACATCCTATAAATGATCACAGTGATGAGGTTGGCACGTCAAATCAGTCAAAATCTAATGAAAATCTAACTAAGAAATTGGACGACCCTTCACCTCCACACCGTATCGTTGTTGATGAGGTTGGCATGTCAAATCAATCAAATTGTAACCAAACTCTAACTAGGAAATTGGATGACCCTCAACCTCCACAGCCTCTAAACAATGGTGATCACAATGATGAGGTTGGCATGTCAAAtcactcaaaatccaatgaatatctAACTAAGAAATTGGACGACCCTTCACCTGCACATCCTCTAAATGTTGATGACCACGATAATGAGGTTGGCACATCACATcactcaaaatttaatgagaatcTAACCATGAAATTGGATGACCCTACACATCATAgtaatgatgatgaggaggaggttgGCACGTCAAATCAATCAAATTGTAACCAAACTCTAACTAGGAAATTGGATGACCCTCCACATCCACAGCCTCTAAACAATGGTGATCACGATGATGAGGTTGGCATGTCAGATCACTCAAAATCTAATGAAAATCTAACCAAAAAATTGGATGACCTTTCACCTCCACATCCCataagtgatgatgatgatgaggaggttgGCACGTCAAATCAATCAAAATCTAATGAAGACCTACCCATGGAATTGGATGACCCTCCAGATCCTCAGAATGATCATGCTGAGGTCGACACGTCAAATCAATCAAATTGTAACCAAAATCTACCCATGAAATTGGACAACCCTTCACCTCCGCATCCTCTAAATGATAACGATGATCACGGTGATGAGGTTGGCACGTCAAATCGGTCAAACTCTAATGAGACTCTAACCATGAAATTGGACAACCCTTCACCTCCACATcctattgatgatgatgatgatgatgatcacagTGATGAGGTTGGCATGTCAAATCAGTCAAAATCTAATGAAGATTTACTCATGGAATTGGATGACCTTCCACATCCTCAAAATGATCATCATGATGAGGTTGACATGTCAAATCTATCAAATTGTAACCAAAATCCAACCATAAAATTGGACGACCCTCCACATCCTCTAGACAATGGTGATCATGGTGATGAGGCTGGCACGTCAGATCACTCAAAATCTAATGAAAATCTAACTAAGAAATTGGACGACCCTTCACCTCCACACCGTATTGTTGTTGATGAGGTTGGCATGTCAGATCAATCAAATTGTAACCAAACTCTAACTAGGAAATTGGATGACCCTCAACCTCCACAGCCTCTAAACAATGGTGATCACAATGGTGAGGTTGGCATGTCAAAtcactcaaaatccaatgaatatctAACTAAGAAATTGGACGACCCTTCACCTCCACATCCTCTAAATGATCACAATAATGAGGTTGGCACGTCAAATcactcaaaatttaatgagaatcTAACCATGAAATCGGATGACCCTACACATCATAgtaatgatgatgaggaggaggttgGCACGTCAAATCAATCAAATTGTAACCAAACTCTAACTAGGAAATTGGATGACCCGCCACAGCCTCTAAACAATGGTGATCATGATGATGAGGTTGGCATGTCAAATCATGCAAAATCTAATGAAAATCTAACCAAAAAATTGGATGACCTTTCACCTCCACATCCCataagtgatgatgatgatgaggaggaggttgGCACGTCAAATCAATCAAAATCTAATGAAGACCTACCCATGGAATTGGATGACCCTCCAGATCCTCAGAATGATCATGATGAGGTCGACACGTCAAATCAATCAAATTGTAACCAAAATCTACCCATGAAATTGGACAACCCTTCCCCTCCACATcctattgatgatgatgatcacgGTGATGAGGTTGGCACGTCAAATCAGTCAAAATCTAATGAAGATCTACCCATGGAATTGGATGACCCTCCACATCCTCAGAATGATCATGATGATGTTGGCACATCAAATCAATTAACATGTAACCAGAATCTAACCAAAAAATTGGATGACCCTCCACATCCTCTAAGTGATCACGACGATGAGCTTGACACATCACATCACTCAAAATCTAATGAAAAACTCATCGAGAAATTGAATGACCCTCCACATCCTCAAAATAATGAAAATCACGATGAGGTTGGCACATCAAATCAATCAGTCTAA
- the ccn1 gene encoding CCN family member 1, with translation MFLFPLIVMFIASCDLVLSSCPAQCECPLEVPKCTPGVGLVLDGCGCCKVCAQQLNEDCSQTEPCDHTKGLECNFGASSGATRGICRAKTEGRPCEYNSRIYQNGESFQPNCKHQCTCIDGAVGCIPLCPQELSLPTLGCANPRLVKIPGQCCEKWVCDGAMKLETSDKLLEKDAVFDETESDLTNKNELVANVKHGLKSLAAFRAQAESHMFSEQKCIIQTTPWSQCSKSCSTGISTRVTNNNAECKLVKESRICEVRPCTQSPYSSLKKGKKCNRTKKSTQAVKFTYAGCSSLKKYRPKYCGSCVDGRCCSPQQTRTVRVKFRCEDGETFNKNVMLIETCKCSFNCPHTNEASYPFYRLFNDIHKFRD, from the exons GTGCTGTCCTCGTGCCCAGCTCAATGCGAGTGCCCACTGGAGGTACCCAAGTGCACGCCAGGTGTCGGTCTTGTGCTTGACGGCTGCGGCTGCTGCAAAGTCTGCGCTCAGCAGCTGAACGAGGACTGCAGCCAAACAGAGCCTTGTGACCATACCAAGGGGCTTGAGTGCAACTTTGGGGCCAGTTCAGGTGCCACCAGAGGCATCTGCCGAG CCAAGACTGAAGGCAGACCATGTGAATACAACAGCAGGATCTACCAGAATGGAGAAAGCTTCCAGCCCAACTGCAAACACCAGTGCACATGCATTGATGGAGCAGTGGGCTGCATCCCTCTCTGCCCCCAAGAGCTGTCTTTGCCAACGCTAGGCTGTGCCAATCCCAGGCTGGTCAAAATTCCAGGCCAGTGCTGCGAGAAGTGGGTCTGCGATGGTGCCATGAAGCTAGAAACTTCTGACAAGCTGTTGGAAAAAGATGCAGTGTTTGACGAGACTGAAAGTGACCTCACCAACAAAAATGAGTTGGTGGCCAACGTGAAGCATGGACTCAAGTCCCTTGCTG CATTTAGAGCCCAGGCTGAGTCTCATATGTTCAGCGAGCAGAAGTGCATCATCCAGACCACTCCCTGGTCTCAGTGCTCCAAGTCCTGCAGCACTGGCATCTCCACCAGAGTTACCAACAACAATGCTGAGTGCAAGCTGGTCAAGGAGAGCCGGATTTGTGAAGTCCGTCCTTGCACCCAGTCCCCTTACTCCAGCTTAAAG AAAGGAAAGAAGTGCAACAGAACCAAGAAGTCTACTCAGGCAGTGAAATTCACCTATGCAGGCTGCTCCAGCCTGAAGAAATACCGTCCTAAGTACTGCGGCTCGTGCGTGGATGGCCGCTGCTGTAGCCCACAGCAGACCCGCACAGTGCGTGTTAAGTTCCGCTGTGAGGATGGCGAAACCTTCAACAAGAATGTGATGCTGATTGAGACCTGCAAGTGCTCCTTCAACTGCCCCCATACCAACGAGGCCTCCTACCCCTTTTACCGACTCTTCAATGACATCCACAAGTTCAGAGACTGA